One Novosphingobium sp. G106 DNA segment encodes these proteins:
- the ispG gene encoding flavodoxin-dependent (E)-4-hydroxy-3-methylbut-2-enyl-diphosphate synthase yields the protein MSSIRPWRDIARRKSRQIMVGSVPVGGDAPITVQTMTNTPTADAKATIDQIRRCEDAGADLIRVSCPDVESTAAFREIVRAARVPLIADIHFHYKRALEAADAGAACLRINPGNIGSSERVAEVVRAAKANGCAIRIGVNAGSLEKDLLEKYGEPCPEALIESALDHIKLLQDHDFHEYKVAVKASDVFLAVAAYMGLAEAVDCPLHLGITEAGGLIGGTVKSSIGMGNMLWAGIGDTIRVSLSAEPEEEVRVGFEILKSLGLRTRGVRVVSCPSCARQGFDVIRTVEALESRLQHIKTPLSLSVLGCVVNGPGEARETDIGVTGGGNGKHMVYLSGVTDHHVSSEAMLDHIVSLVEAKAAEMEAGLGAENDDAREVDAAE from the coding sequence ATGTCCTCGATACGTCCCTGGCGCGATATCGCGCGCCGCAAGAGCCGCCAGATCATGGTAGGGTCGGTGCCAGTCGGCGGTGATGCGCCGATCACTGTCCAGACCATGACCAACACGCCCACTGCAGATGCCAAGGCGACGATCGACCAGATCCGCCGCTGCGAGGACGCGGGTGCGGACCTGATCCGCGTGTCCTGTCCAGACGTGGAGAGCACTGCGGCCTTCCGCGAGATCGTCCGCGCGGCGCGTGTGCCGCTGATCGCCGACATCCATTTCCATTACAAGCGCGCGCTCGAAGCGGCCGATGCTGGCGCTGCCTGCCTGCGGATCAATCCGGGCAATATCGGCTCGTCCGAGCGTGTTGCCGAGGTCGTGCGCGCGGCCAAGGCCAACGGCTGCGCGATCCGCATCGGCGTCAATGCCGGCAGCCTCGAGAAGGACCTGCTCGAAAAATACGGCGAGCCTTGCCCCGAGGCGCTGATCGAATCAGCGCTCGATCACATCAAGCTGCTGCAGGATCACGATTTCCACGAATACAAGGTGGCGGTGAAGGCCAGCGACGTGTTCCTTGCGGTCGCCGCCTACATGGGCCTTGCCGAGGCAGTCGACTGCCCGCTGCACCTTGGCATCACCGAGGCGGGCGGGTTGATCGGCGGCACGGTCAAGTCATCGATCGGCATGGGCAACATGCTCTGGGCCGGCATCGGTGACACCATCCGCGTATCGCTCTCGGCCGAGCCCGAGGAGGAAGTGCGCGTCGGCTTCGAGATCCTGAAATCGCTCGGCCTGCGCACCCGCGGCGTGCGCGTCGTCTCGTGCCCCAGTTGCGCGCGGCAGGGCTTCGATGTGATCCGCACGGTCGAGGCACTCGAAAGCCGGCTGCAGCACATCAAGACCCCGCTGTCGCTTTCGGTGCTCGGCTGCGTCGTCAACGGACCGGGCGAGGCGCGCGAGACCGACATCGGCGTGACCGGCGGCGGCAACGGCAAGCACATGGTCTATCTCTCGGGCGTGACCGACCACCACGTGTCGAGCGAGGCGATGCTCGATCACATCGTGTCGCTGGTCGAGGCCAAGGCGGCGGAAATGGAAGCCGGACTGGGGGCGGAGAACGACGATGCACGAGAAGTCGACGCTGCAGAATAA
- a CDS encoding GNAT family N-acetyltransferase: MTLSIRPATREDLPLIASLIRELAEYEKLAHEVRFDTALLGEHLFGSRPMAEVVIGEIDGVAQGFALFFHNFSTFEGKPGIYLEDLFVRPEARGGGLGKALLVHLAGLALKRGCARFEWWVLDWNAPAIGLYKKMGARSMDEWTVMRVDGDALVELAAQK; the protein is encoded by the coding sequence ATGACGCTGTCGATCCGTCCCGCCACGCGCGAGGACCTGCCGCTTATCGCTTCGCTGATCCGCGAATTGGCCGAATACGAAAAGCTCGCGCATGAGGTCCGCTTCGACACGGCCTTGCTCGGCGAGCACCTGTTCGGCTCGCGGCCGATGGCCGAGGTCGTGATTGGCGAAATCGACGGCGTCGCACAGGGCTTCGCGCTGTTCTTTCACAATTTCTCGACCTTCGAGGGCAAGCCGGGCATCTACCTGGAGGACCTGTTCGTTCGGCCCGAAGCGCGCGGCGGCGGACTGGGCAAGGCGCTGCTCGTCCATCTCGCCGGGCTCGCGCTCAAGCGTGGCTGTGCGCGGTTCGAGTGGTGGGTGCTCGACTGGAACGCCCCGGCGATCGGGCTCTACAAGAAGATGGGCGCGCGCTCGATGGACGAGTGGACGGTCATGCGCGTCGATGGCGACGCGCTGGTGGAACTGGCCGCTCAGAAATAG
- a CDS encoding KTSC domain-containing protein yields the protein MPSTVIRSFAYDHASAALEVLFQNGRSYRYFMVPARVVEELSEAISKGRYFNARIRDRYPFEELADQAEAPAAPVVADKLTSPGKGSRRRP from the coding sequence ATGCCGTCCACCGTCATCCGCAGCTTCGCCTACGACCACGCCAGCGCCGCGCTTGAAGTCCTGTTCCAGAATGGGCGCAGCTACCGCTATTTCATGGTCCCGGCCCGTGTCGTCGAGGAGCTGAGCGAGGCCATTTCGAAGGGCCGCTACTTCAACGCCCGCATTCGCGACCGCTATCCGTTCGAAGAACTCGCGGACCAGGCCGAGGCGCCCGCCGCTCCCGTCGTCGCGGACAAGCTCACTTCCCCAGGAAAAGGAAGCCGGCGGCGGCCATGA
- a CDS encoding DMT family protein has product MPTLILLSLSNLFMTAAWYWHLRGGPAVANARPIALVIAVSWGLALVEYCLAVPANRIGYANGWSAGQLKIAQEAIALTIFGVFMVVVLGEALTWRHFAAFACIMAAAGFLFLGK; this is encoded by the coding sequence ATGCCGACGCTGATCCTGCTTTCGCTCTCGAACCTGTTCATGACAGCCGCCTGGTACTGGCACCTCAGGGGCGGCCCAGCGGTAGCCAATGCCCGACCGATCGCGCTGGTCATCGCGGTGAGCTGGGGACTGGCGCTGGTCGAATACTGCCTGGCAGTACCGGCCAACCGGATCGGCTACGCCAACGGCTGGAGCGCCGGGCAGCTCAAGATAGCGCAGGAGGCGATCGCGCTGACCATCTTCGGCGTTTTCATGGTCGTGGTGCTGGGCGAGGCGCTGACCTGGCGCCACTTCGCCGCCTTCGCCTGCATCATGGCCGCCGCCGGCTTCCTTTTCCTGGGGAAGTGA
- a CDS encoding alpha/beta fold hydrolase, translating to MMRFILVHGGFHGGWCWDRVVPELEKLGHEAIALDLPGHGERRAERPVNFQGRIQPILDILQPGDVLVGHSGGGYDIAVAANHAPEKVGHLIFLAAGLPIEGKTVVEATGGATEQDESGHARAVQLMDDDTGMLRFISLLPDGTMDWTSRDGARDFFYHDCDEATVDWAFSKLSPGISPFPEEKLHLGAFWEAQLPRSYIHCTQDRAKPHAMTKEVVRRLGVQPLTIDASHSPFLSRPAELAALFMEAVGMKPIGPLLPR from the coding sequence ATGATGCGCTTCATCCTCGTTCACGGCGGTTTCCACGGCGGTTGGTGTTGGGATCGGGTGGTGCCCGAACTGGAGAAGCTCGGGCACGAGGCGATTGCGCTCGACCTGCCCGGCCACGGCGAGCGGCGGGCCGAGCGGCCGGTGAACTTCCAGGGCCGCATCCAGCCGATCCTCGATATCCTGCAGCCCGGCGACGTGCTCGTCGGCCACTCGGGCGGCGGCTACGACATCGCGGTGGCGGCGAACCATGCGCCCGAGAAGGTCGGCCACCTGATCTTCCTCGCCGCCGGCCTGCCGATCGAGGGCAAGACCGTGGTCGAGGCGACGGGCGGCGCGACCGAGCAGGACGAGAGCGGGCACGCCCGCGCGGTCCAGCTCATGGACGACGACACCGGCATGCTGCGCTTTATTTCATTGCTGCCCGATGGCACGATGGACTGGACCAGCCGCGATGGCGCGCGCGACTTCTTCTACCACGATTGCGACGAGGCGACGGTCGACTGGGCATTCTCGAAACTCTCGCCCGGCATCTCGCCGTTCCCTGAGGAGAAGCTCCACCTCGGCGCCTTCTGGGAAGCCCAACTGCCGCGCAGCTACATCCATTGCACGCAGGATCGCGCCAAGCCGCACGCGATGACGAAGGAGGTCGTCCGCCGCCTCGGCGTCCAGCCGCTGACGATCGATGCCTCGCACTCGCCCTTTCTCAGCCGTCCGGCCGAGTTGGCGGCATTGTTCATGGAAGCGGTGGGGATGAAGCCTATCGGGCCGCTGCTGCCGCGCTAG
- a CDS encoding nuclear transport factor 2 family protein: MEPLERLLAIEDIKTLRAKYCRSIDSHTFDRLREVLTEDFVLDMSPTGKVLGSEVAPIEGRETVIGMMHKAFAPMKMLLHIVTIPEIEFQDERHATGIWRQETFIKETRPELPGLGLAYATVFDTYRKEPGLTETGGWRIASVRVELDIVL; this comes from the coding sequence ATGGAACCGCTCGAGCGGCTTCTGGCCATCGAGGACATCAAGACGCTGCGTGCCAAGTACTGCCGCTCGATCGACAGTCACACCTTCGACCGGCTGCGCGAGGTGCTTACCGAGGATTTCGTGCTCGACATGTCGCCGACCGGCAAGGTGCTGGGCAGCGAAGTGGCGCCGATCGAGGGACGCGAGACGGTGATCGGCATGATGCACAAGGCCTTCGCGCCGATGAAGATGCTGCTCCACATCGTCACTATCCCCGAGATCGAATTCCAAGACGAGCGCCACGCCACTGGCATCTGGCGGCAGGAAACGTTCATCAAGGAGACCCGCCCCGAACTGCCCGGCCTCGGCTTGGCCTATGCGACTGTGTTCGACACCTATCGCAAGGAACCTGGTCTGACGGAGACCGGCGGCTGGCGCATCGCTTCGGTGCGGGTGGAACTCGACATCGTCCTCTAG
- a CDS encoding SDR family oxidoreductase produces MSAFLERYGPVALVTGASSGIGWAFAEELATRGFDLVLAARRTDRLEQLAAKLEAAHGTATQLCESDLSKPDAPAALLAATAGKDIGLVISNAGFNIRGYFETTDAVEMAEMLTVNCHAPMQLAHGFLPRLKARGKGGIVFTSSVEGFIGCPFSTAYSATKALVIGLGEGLFGELAGSGVDVLTLCPGATESEATAKYAEKYAAVPNMQPAREVAQLTLDNITNGPVFVPNAHYKAQFEQLTAMPRAQAVVAMASALKATL; encoded by the coding sequence ATGAGCGCATTTCTCGAACGTTACGGCCCGGTCGCGCTCGTCACCGGCGCGTCCTCGGGCATCGGCTGGGCCTTCGCGGAGGAGCTTGCCACGCGCGGCTTCGATCTCGTCCTCGCTGCCCGCCGCACCGACCGGCTCGAGCAATTGGCCGCGAAGCTCGAAGCAGCGCACGGCACTGCGACGCAGCTCTGCGAATCTGACCTGTCCAAGCCCGATGCGCCGGCCGCGCTGCTCGCCGCGACCGCGGGCAAGGACATCGGCCTCGTCATCAGCAACGCCGGCTTCAACATCCGCGGCTATTTCGAGACGACCGACGCGGTCGAGATGGCTGAGATGCTGACCGTCAACTGCCACGCACCGATGCAGCTCGCACACGGTTTCCTGCCACGGCTCAAGGCGCGGGGGAAAGGCGGGATCGTCTTCACCAGCTCGGTCGAAGGCTTCATCGGCTGCCCCTTCTCGACCGCCTATTCGGCTACCAAGGCGCTGGTCATCGGCCTTGGCGAAGGCCTGTTCGGTGAACTGGCCGGCAGCGGCGTCGACGTGCTGACACTGTGTCCCGGCGCGACCGAGTCCGAAGCGACGGCCAAATATGCGGAGAAATATGCGGCGGTGCCCAACATGCAGCCCGCACGCGAAGTTGCGCAGCTCACGCTCGACAACATCACCAACGGCCCGGTCTTCGTGCCCAACGCTCACTACAAGGCGCAGTTTGAGCAACTGACCGCGATGCCGCGCGCGCAGGCTGTGGTGGCGATGGCCTCGGCGCTCAAGGCCACGCTCTGA
- a CDS encoding DUF3592 domain-containing protein, translating into METAILLTGLFLCLVTLWLLGRHDWVRLTRARRRVTASVTGHRVTRDDATSYSAIYAFTDESGRHEVTDAVYEATPRPPIGAVCELVYPAGRPDLARPPRLVLWLCVYAVCSGCAVAIVARMAGYIG; encoded by the coding sequence ATGGAAACCGCGATCCTCCTGACCGGTCTGTTCCTCTGCCTCGTCACGCTCTGGCTACTCGGCCGGCACGACTGGGTGCGGCTGACCCGGGCGCGACGCCGCGTCACCGCAAGCGTCACTGGCCACCGCGTGACCCGCGACGACGCGACGTCCTATTCGGCGATCTACGCCTTTACCGACGAAAGCGGCCGGCACGAAGTGACCGATGCGGTCTACGAGGCAACACCGCGCCCGCCCATCGGCGCGGTCTGCGAGCTGGTCTATCCCGCAGGCCGCCCTGACCTCGCCCGCCCGCCACGTCTCGTCCTCTGGCTCTGCGTCTATGCCGTCTGCTCGGGCTGCGCCGTGGCGATCGTTGCCCGGATGGCCGGGTATATCGGCTAG
- a CDS encoding NupC/NupG family nucleoside CNT transporter encodes MHIAYSLLGILLILTLAVALSSNRKAIRLRVVGAAFALQVGLAALVLYFPPGNYALQGVASGVASLLGYAHAGTAFLFGPLAKPEIGGTSFAISALPVIIFFAALISILYYVGVMQLVIRWIGGGLEKVTGISKVESLCAASNIFVGQSESPLVIRPYLAGLAPSQLFCVMTVGMAGVAGTILAAYASMGIRIDYLVAAAFMSAPGGILMAKLIMPDPPGLDLDAGVDAAALHDDGEARPANVIMAASQGAQTGVKLAVAVGAMVLAFVALVALANGFVGWLGGLFGLEGVTFQSLLGYVFAPVFYLLGAASWPEALHAGSLFGTKIVLNEFVSFIDLGQATDLSPRTVGVVTFALCGFANFSSIAIQMAVTGGLAPNQRPAIARLGMRALAAGSLSNLMSGALAGLFLSL; translated from the coding sequence ATGCATATCGCCTACAGCCTGCTGGGCATCCTGCTGATCCTGACCCTGGCCGTGGCGCTCTCGTCGAACCGCAAGGCGATCCGGCTGCGTGTGGTCGGCGCGGCCTTCGCGCTTCAGGTGGGCCTCGCCGCGCTGGTACTGTACTTCCCGCCGGGCAACTATGCGCTGCAAGGGGTAGCGAGCGGCGTCGCCAGCCTGCTCGGCTATGCCCATGCCGGCACCGCCTTCCTGTTCGGTCCGCTGGCCAAGCCAGAGATCGGCGGCACCAGCTTCGCCATTTCCGCGCTGCCGGTGATCATCTTCTTCGCCGCGCTGATCTCGATCCTCTACTACGTCGGCGTGATGCAGCTCGTCATCCGCTGGATCGGCGGCGGGCTGGAGAAAGTCACGGGCATTTCCAAGGTCGAGAGCCTCTGCGCCGCCTCGAACATCTTCGTCGGCCAGAGCGAGAGCCCGCTGGTGATCCGGCCCTATCTCGCCGGCCTCGCCCCCTCGCAGCTGTTCTGCGTGATGACCGTGGGCATGGCGGGCGTCGCCGGGACGATCCTCGCGGCCTATGCCTCGATGGGCATCCGCATCGACTACCTCGTCGCCGCGGCCTTCATGTCGGCGCCGGGCGGCATCCTCATGGCCAAGCTGATCATGCCCGACCCGCCGGGGCTCGATCTCGACGCCGGCGTCGATGCCGCAGCGCTGCACGACGATGGCGAAGCGCGCCCGGCCAATGTCATCATGGCCGCCAGCCAGGGCGCGCAGACCGGCGTCAAGCTCGCCGTTGCGGTGGGCGCCATGGTGCTGGCCTTCGTCGCGCTGGTGGCGCTGGCGAACGGCTTCGTCGGCTGGCTGGGCGGGCTGTTCGGCCTCGAAGGCGTGACCTTCCAGTCGCTGCTCGGCTACGTCTTCGCGCCGGTGTTCTACCTGCTCGGCGCCGCGAGCTGGCCCGAGGCGCTCCACGCGGGCAGCCTGTTCGGCACCAAGATCGTGCTCAACGAATTCGTCTCGTTCATCGACCTGGGCCAGGCGACCGATCTCAGCCCCCGCACCGTCGGCGTCGTGACCTTTGCCTTGTGCGGCTTCGCCAATTTCAGCTCGATCGCGATCCAGATGGCGGTGACCGGTGGCCTCGCCCCCAACCAACGCCCGGCGATCGCCCGGCTGGGCATGCGCGCGCTCGCCGCGGGCAGCCTGTCCAACCTGATGAGCGGGGCGCTCGCGGGATTGTTCCTGAGCCTGTAA
- a CDS encoding queuosine precursor transporter translates to MQDRAQDTGGLIPRSLFVFALLYGGLAVLAGVLGTKLASLGHWPLLGDLAVESGIFAFLLLVVMSSAVAELFGQGVANKLVRFGFIPLIVSMVLLTLVIHVVPPAAFWHDQDAFARLLGQGARMQFAGLISYGTSQTLNVALFSRIAGGQGKALMLRAWIASMLSQVVDTVIFITISFYGVVDQTGQPMPIVNIMEGQIISKLVLSTIMVPPFIYLFVRLGRWLDRPR, encoded by the coding sequence ATGCAGGATCGGGCCCAGGACACCGGGGGGCTTATCCCCCGATCGCTATTCGTCTTCGCGCTGCTCTATGGCGGCCTCGCGGTGCTCGCGGGGGTGCTGGGCACCAAGCTCGCTTCGCTGGGGCACTGGCCGTTGCTGGGTGACCTTGCGGTGGAATCGGGCATCTTCGCCTTCCTCCTTCTCGTCGTGATGTCGAGCGCGGTTGCCGAGCTGTTCGGTCAGGGCGTGGCGAACAAGCTGGTCCGTTTCGGCTTCATTCCGCTGATCGTCTCGATGGTGCTGCTGACCCTGGTGATCCACGTGGTGCCGCCGGCGGCGTTCTGGCACGATCAGGACGCCTTCGCCCGCCTGCTCGGCCAGGGAGCACGGATGCAGTTCGCCGGGCTCATTTCCTACGGCACTTCGCAGACGCTCAACGTCGCGCTGTTCTCGCGGATCGCCGGTGGGCAGGGGAAAGCGCTGATGCTGCGCGCCTGGATCGCCTCGATGCTCAGCCAAGTGGTCGACACCGTGATCTTCATCACGATCTCGTTCTACGGCGTGGTCGACCAGACGGGCCAGCCGATGCCGATCGTCAATATCATGGAGGGCCAGATCATCTCGAAGCTGGTGCTATCGACGATCATGGTGCCGCCGTTCATCTATCTGTTCGTCCGGTTGGGGCGCTGGCTCGACCGTCCCCGCTGA
- the argB gene encoding acetylglutamate kinase, which yields MSNPHDPAMLAKAETLIEALPYLQRYAGRTFVVKYGGHAMGDPELARDFAEDVVLLKAIGINPVVVHGGGPQIGAMLKKLGVESQFIDGLRVTDKATAQVAEMVLSGAINKELVAWISAAGGKAIGISGKDGNMVTASKVTRTKKDPESNIEQVVDLGFVGEPETVDTSVIETLSNAGMIPVIAPIAAGTDGETYNINADTMAGAVAAAIGAARLFLLTDVTGVLDKDKNLLTQLTPADIDRLSADGTIQGGMIPKLETCVHAVLAGCEAAVVLDGRVPHAMLLEFFTSRGAGTLIKAG from the coding sequence ATGTCGAATCCCCACGATCCCGCGATGCTCGCCAAGGCCGAAACGCTCATCGAGGCGCTGCCCTATCTGCAGCGCTATGCCGGGCGCACTTTCGTCGTGAAATACGGCGGCCACGCCATGGGCGATCCCGAGCTTGCGCGCGATTTTGCCGAGGACGTGGTGCTGCTCAAGGCCATCGGCATCAACCCGGTCGTCGTCCACGGTGGCGGGCCGCAGATCGGCGCGATGCTCAAGAAGCTCGGCGTCGAATCGCAGTTCATCGATGGCCTCCGCGTCACCGACAAGGCGACCGCGCAGGTTGCCGAGATGGTCCTGTCGGGCGCGATCAACAAGGAACTGGTCGCCTGGATCAGTGCTGCCGGCGGCAAGGCCATCGGCATCTCGGGCAAGGACGGCAACATGGTGACCGCGAGCAAGGTCACCCGAACAAAGAAAGACCCCGAAAGCAACATCGAGCAGGTCGTCGATCTCGGCTTCGTCGGCGAGCCCGAGACGGTCGATACCTCGGTGATCGAGACGCTTTCGAACGCGGGCATGATCCCGGTGATCGCGCCGATCGCGGCGGGCACCGATGGCGAGACCTACAACATCAACGCCGACACCATGGCCGGTGCGGTCGCCGCGGCGATCGGCGCGGCACGGCTGTTCCTGCTGACCGACGTGACCGGCGTGCTCGACAAGGACAAGAACCTGCTGACCCAGCTGACCCCGGCCGACATTGACCGGCTGAGCGCGGACGGCACGATCCAGGGCGGCATGATCCCCAAGCTCGAGACCTGCGTCCATGCGGTGCTGGCGGGCTGCGAGGCGGCCGTCGTGCTCGACGGGCGGGTACCGCACGCGATGCTGCTCGAATTCTTCACCTCGCGCGGCGCGGGCACGTTGATCAAGGCCGGCTAG
- a CDS encoding YggT family protein, with protein sequence MLFFTLYEIVSYLINIIVIVVIVQFVMSLLISFNVVNMHNDFVAAIWRAVNAILEPVLAPIRKIMPNTGAVDLSPMVLIIGLTIIQIILKNLAFAAL encoded by the coding sequence TTGCTGTTCTTCACGCTCTACGAAATCGTTTCCTACCTCATCAACATCATCGTCATCGTCGTGATCGTCCAGTTCGTGATGAGCCTGCTCATCTCGTTCAACGTGGTGAACATGCACAACGATTTCGTCGCGGCCATCTGGCGCGCGGTGAACGCGATCCTCGAGCCCGTCTTGGCGCCGATCCGCAAGATCATGCCCAATACCGGGGCGGTGGACCTTTCGCCTATGGTGTTGATCATCGGGCTCACCATCATCCAGATCATCCTCAAGAACCTGGCATTCGCAGCACTATGA
- the folD gene encoding bifunctional methylenetetrahydrofolate dehydrogenase/methenyltetrahydrofolate cyclohydrolase FolD: protein MTQASIIDGKAFAEGLRGRVATFAASFEAAAGRKAGLAVVLVGEDPASQVYVRSKGKQTVASGMASFEHKLPEDTTQEVLLALVDRLNADAAVDGILVQLPLPKQLDEQEVVDRIDPSKDVDGLTPISTGRLALGQPGLVPCTPLGSLMLLKDRLGNLSGLNAVVIGRSILVGKPMAQLLLGENCTVTIAHSRTKDLPEVVRRADIVVAAVGRAEMVKADWIKRGATVIDVGINRLPPAEGAEKGRLVGDVDFADVSAVAGAITPVPGGVGPMTIAVLLRNTIVAAHRNAGIALAADAI from the coding sequence ATGACCCAAGCTTCCATCATCGACGGCAAGGCCTTCGCCGAGGGCCTGCGCGGCCGCGTCGCCACTTTCGCCGCCTCGTTCGAGGCCGCCGCGGGCCGCAAGGCGGGCCTGGCCGTGGTACTCGTCGGAGAGGATCCGGCGAGCCAGGTCTATGTCCGCTCGAAGGGCAAGCAGACCGTCGCCAGCGGCATGGCGAGCTTCGAGCACAAGCTGCCCGAGGACACGACGCAGGAAGTGCTGCTGGCGCTGGTCGACCGGCTCAACGCCGATGCCGCGGTCGACGGCATCCTCGTCCAGCTTCCGCTGCCCAAGCAGCTCGACGAACAGGAAGTGGTGGACCGGATCGATCCCAGCAAGGACGTCGACGGGCTGACTCCGATCAGCACGGGTCGGCTCGCGCTGGGCCAGCCCGGCCTCGTGCCTTGCACGCCGCTGGGCTCGCTGATGCTGCTCAAGGACCGGCTGGGCAACCTCTCGGGGCTGAACGCGGTCGTCATCGGCCGCTCGATCCTCGTCGGCAAGCCGATGGCGCAGTTGCTGCTGGGTGAGAACTGCACGGTGACGATCGCGCACAGCCGCACCAAGGACCTGCCTGAAGTCGTGCGCCGCGCCGACATCGTCGTTGCGGCGGTCGGCCGCGCCGAGATGGTCAAGGCCGACTGGATCAAGCGGGGCGCAACTGTGATCGACGTGGGCATCAATCGCCTGCCGCCCGCGGAAGGCGCCGAGAAGGGCCGTCTCGTCGGCGATGTCGACTTCGCCGATGTCAGCGCGGTTGCCGGCGCGATCACGCCGGTGCCGGGTGGTGTGGGGCCGATGACCATCGCCGTCTTGCTGCGCAACACCATCGTTGCCGCGCACCGCAATGCCGGGATAGCACTCGCGGCGGACGCGATTTGA
- a CDS encoding MarC family protein → MIDLFVSAFVTLFVVIDPPGCAPIFAGLTSSAPLPAARRMAIRACIIAALILFVFALFGENLLGALHIELNSFRIAGGIMLFLIAIDMVFEKRTERREKRAEEILTAEEVDDVSVFPLAIPMIAGPGSIATIMLLMARAEGTEATLVILAALAAVMVLCLLALLAAGPLMRLVGAKAEAVVTRLLGVLLAALAAQYVIDGLRAVMAG, encoded by the coding sequence GTGATCGACCTTTTCGTCTCCGCCTTCGTCACGCTGTTCGTCGTCATCGACCCGCCGGGCTGCGCGCCGATCTTCGCCGGGCTGACCAGCAGTGCGCCGCTTCCCGCGGCACGGCGCATGGCGATCCGCGCCTGCATCATTGCGGCGCTGATCCTGTTCGTCTTCGCGCTGTTCGGCGAGAATCTGCTCGGCGCGCTGCATATCGAACTCAACAGCTTCCGCATCGCCGGCGGCATCATGCTGTTCCTCATCGCCATCGACATGGTCTTCGAGAAGCGGACCGAGCGCCGCGAGAAGCGCGCCGAGGAAATTCTCACGGCCGAGGAAGTGGACGACGTCTCGGTCTTCCCGCTGGCCATACCGATGATTGCCGGCCCCGGCTCGATCGCCACGATCATGCTGCTGATGGCGCGCGCCGAAGGGACCGAGGCGACGCTGGTGATCCTCGCGGCGCTCGCCGCGGTGATGGTGCTTTGCCTGCTCGCGCTGCTCGCCGCGGGTCCGCTCATGCGACTGGTCGGCGCGAAGGCCGAAGCGGTGGTCACACGGCTCCTGGGTGTCCTCCTGGCTGCCCTGGCGGCGCAGTACGTGATCGACGGTCTGCGAGCCGTGATGGCCGGCTAG
- a CDS encoding LON peptidase substrate-binding domain-containing protein, which yields MGEGKTRITIFPLTGAILYPGLHLPLHIFEPRYRAMISDALARDRRIGMIQPQREHEGAPLFQVGCLGRIGDVQALDDGRFNVVLEGEARFRVLRELDVTTPFRQIEAELLPENEDEALAAIERASFEREARRFADAQGYRVDWDSVSRLDDMSLINGVCQIAPFDAAAKQALLEADGIGTRCELLIQLMQFFGRRDSDDDDGVTLQ from the coding sequence GTGGGTGAGGGAAAAACGAGGATCACCATCTTCCCGCTTACGGGCGCGATCCTCTATCCCGGCCTTCATCTGCCGCTGCACATCTTCGAGCCGCGCTACCGCGCGATGATCAGCGATGCGCTGGCGCGTGACCGGCGCATCGGCATGATCCAGCCGCAGCGTGAGCACGAAGGCGCGCCACTGTTCCAGGTCGGCTGCCTCGGCCGCATCGGCGACGTCCAGGCGCTCGACGACGGCCGCTTCAATGTGGTCCTCGAAGGCGAGGCGCGCTTCCGCGTGCTGCGCGAACTCGACGTGACCACGCCCTTCCGTCAGATCGAGGCCGAACTTCTGCCCGAGAACGAGGACGAGGCGCTTGCCGCGATCGAGCGCGCCAGCTTCGAGCGCGAGGCGCGCCGCTTTGCCGATGCGCAGGGCTATCGGGTCGACTGGGATTCGGTGTCGCGGCTCGACGACATGTCGCTGATCAACGGCGTCTGCCAGATCGCCCCGTTCGACGCGGCGGCCAAGCAGGCACTGCTCGAAGCCGACGGGATCGGGACGCGGTGCGAGTTGTTGATCCAGCTGATGCAGTTCTTCGGCCGGCGCGACAGCGACGACGACGACGGAGTGACGCTGCAGTAG